One Elusimicrobiaceae bacterium genomic region harbors:
- a CDS encoding cyclodeaminase/cyclohydrolase family protein, with translation MEWYTAAEKFNQALASTDPTPGGGAAAAMAAAMGCSLALMAAQTTHRRKTTAPEVKGRLENAIHKLAALKTQLNHLIEEDGAAYAAYVVAAKLPKENPTRFQAMQDALAYAARVPADTATTAITCLRELDAIKEDIAPVILSDIYCGQHLLKSAVRCSVENIRANLAFIVNDELAEKLNKQIEHFLKSC, from the coding sequence CAGAAAAATTTAATCAAGCCTTAGCCTCCACAGACCCCACTCCGGGCGGGGGGGCGGCAGCCGCTATGGCCGCCGCTATGGGTTGCAGTTTGGCACTAATGGCCGCCCAAACTACCCATCGCAGAAAGACTACAGCTCCTGAGGTAAAAGGTCGGCTGGAAAATGCAATACATAAATTGGCCGCGCTGAAAACTCAGCTTAATCATTTAATCGAAGAAGACGGAGCCGCGTATGCTGCTTATGTAGTCGCGGCTAAATTGCCCAAAGAAAATCCTACACGCTTTCAAGCCATGCAAGATGCGCTGGCCTATGCCGCACGGGTCCCGGCAGATACTGCCACTACGGCTATCACCTGTTTAAGAGAATTAGACGCTATTAAAGAAGACATTGCCCCTGTTATTTTATCGGATATTTATTGTGGACAACATTTGCTAAAGAGTGCAGTCCGGTGCAGTGTGGAAAACATTCGGGCCAATTTGGCTTTTATTGTCAACGATGAATTGGCAGAAAAACTCAACAAGCAAATAGAACATTTTTTAAAATCTTGCTAA